Proteins encoded within one genomic window of Candidatus Giovannonibacteria bacterium:
- a CDS encoding LAGLIDADG family homing endonuclease, whose protein sequence is MEKRLSKNKKLKAYVVGLALGDGNLSNPNGRAVRLRITCDKKYPNLIQNIYSSVQKLFPDNKVAVVNHKRYIDISCYSNKLESILGWKAKGGSKYKQNVSIPHWIKLNKIFARECLRGLLQTDGSIYRDRGYLMVNFVNHTPALSRDVFLLMQKLGFKPNIQKLRNKNGSTKHTIRISKDTERFINIIKLSKS, encoded by the coding sequence AGGCCTAGCTCTTGGCGACGGCAATCTTTCCAATCCCAATGGACGGGCTGTAAGATTGCGTATAACTTGCGACAAGAAATACCCAAACCTTATACAGAATATTTATAGTTCTGTTCAAAAACTTTTTCCAGACAATAAAGTCGCGGTCGTTAATCATAAAAGATACATAGATATAAGTTGTTATTCCAATAAATTAGAATCTATTTTGGGATGGAAAGCTAAGGGCGGATCAAAATATAAACAAAACGTTTCTATTCCCCATTGGATAAAGCTTAATAAAATATTTGCGAGAGAATGCCTTAGAGGATTGCTTCAAACAGACGGATCTATTTATCGCGACCGCGGATATCTTATGGTAAATTTTGTAAATCACACACCGGCCTTATCAAGAGATGTTTTTTTATTGATGCAAAAATTGGGATTTAAGCCCAATATCCAGAAATTGAGAAATAAAAACGGCTCAACAAAACATACTATCAGAATATCAAAAGATACAGAAAGATTTATAAACATAATAAAGCTTTCGAAAAGCTAG
- a CDS encoding class I SAM-dependent methyltransferase, with protein MTKSKKQWWKTLFDEKYLKTYIDTVTPELTKRQIPFLLKRLQLKKGAEILDLACGHGRHAIELAKRGYKVTGLDFSKHFIDIAKKDANEKGVKVNFIQGDMRNLSFVNKFDAIINIFTSFGYFDDESDNELVLRKISRALKPNGKFLIEINNAMGKLARMSQEGKTDKKTGFLTNVKKDKLSNSLIVTTKDEFNPATMRWSMTRTWKEKGRLKIYKTNVRMFSPPELNNMMKRNDLRIEKTWGDLQGSPFGFAARRLVVLARKS; from the coding sequence ATGACTAAATCTAAAAAGCAATGGTGGAAAACTTTGTTCGATGAGAAGTATCTAAAAACATACATTGATACTGTTACTCCCGAACTCACTAAACGACAAATTCCCTTTTTACTAAAACGACTCCAACTCAAAAAGGGCGCGGAAATTTTGGATTTGGCATGTGGACACGGCAGACATGCTATCGAGTTGGCAAAGCGTGGATATAAAGTTACTGGCTTAGATTTTTCTAAGCACTTTATTGACATCGCCAAGAAAGACGCAAATGAAAAGGGTGTGAAAGTTAATTTTATCCAAGGCGATATGCGTAATCTCTCTTTCGTCAATAAATTCGACGCTATTATAAACATATTTACATCTTTCGGATATTTCGATGATGAGAGCGACAATGAACTTGTGCTTCGAAAAATTTCTCGTGCCCTTAAACCAAACGGAAAATTTTTGATTGAAATTAATAATGCTATGGGCAAATTAGCTCGCATGTCACAGGAAGGAAAAACCGATAAAAAAACCGGATTTTTGACTAATGTAAAAAAAGATAAATTATCGAATAGTCTCATAGTTACAACGAAAGATGAATTTAATCCTGCGACAATGCGATGGTCCATGACACGAACATGGAAAGAAAAAGGTAGGTTGAAAATTTACAAAACAAATGTACGTATGTTTTCTCCACCCGAATTAAATAATATGATGAAGCGAAATGACTTGCGTATTGAAAAAACGTGGGGAGATTTGCAAGGTTCTCCGTTTGGTTTTGCCGCTCGTCGTTTGGTTGTATTAGCGCGAAAATCATAG
- a CDS encoding phosphatase PAP2 family protein, producing MYLSYETTIIFMAEYLPWWVGVGILAFYVLGRDKKRELLMIIHSFAAALVARFIFTDIIRYFYDRPRPFEVLGNVYQLMQHSPGGAFPSGHAAFFFALATGVFFYKKWWGVLFYAAALTISFSRVAAGIHWTSDILGGAVIGILSAWLVKILLKNFAGYLN from the coding sequence ATGTATTTGTCTTACGAAACAACAATTATTTTTATGGCGGAATATCTGCCTTGGTGGGTGGGCGTTGGAATTTTGGCGTTTTACGTTTTAGGGCGCGATAAAAAACGGGAGTTATTGATGATAATTCATTCTTTCGCCGCGGCGTTGGTTGCGCGGTTTATTTTTACAGACATCATCCGCTATTTTTACGATCGCCCGCGGCCATTTGAAGTTTTGGGCAATGTTTACCAGCTAATGCAGCATTCCCCGGGCGGAGCTTTTCCCTCGGGACACGCCGCGTTTTTCTTCGCGCTCGCGACCGGAGTGTTTTTTTACAAAAAATGGTGGGGAGTTTTATTTTACGCCGCGGCGCTTACGATAAGCTTCAGCCGCGTCGCCGCCGGCATCCATTGGACATCGGATATTTTGGGCGGCGCGGTTATCGGCATTTTAAGCGCTTGGCTGGTTAAAATTTTACTAAAGAATTTTGCAGGATACTTGAATTAA
- a CDS encoding bifunctional 5,10-methylenetetrahydrofolate dehydrogenase/5,10-methenyltetrahydrofolate cyclohydrolase: MIIDGKKLAEEIKAELKAEVFGLNKKIRLAVVKVGDDKVTEKFLEQKKKFGEAVGIDVRIYDLPETISTNQLRKKLAEIVHIKENTGVIVQLPLPKQINPQYILDAIMPGKDPDMLSSKSVGLFSSGRSKILPPVVGAIKYIFDKHNVDVRSKKAVVIGAGRLVGKPAANWLINQGAAVTVIDENIADPTLHTTDADIIISGVGEPNLVGPQMVKDGVIAIDCGTSEAAGKLLGDFNQKVADKASIFTPVPGGVGPLTVAMLFKNLVELIKKS, translated from the coding sequence ATGATTATTGACGGGAAAAAATTGGCGGAGGAGATTAAGGCCGAATTGAAAGCGGAAGTTTTTGGGTTAAATAAAAAAATACGGCTTGCTGTAGTGAAAGTCGGAGATGATAAAGTTACTGAAAAATTTTTGGAGCAGAAAAAGAAATTCGGCGAGGCGGTTGGAATTGACGTTAGGATTTACGATTTGCCGGAAACTATTTCAACAAATCAGCTGCGTAAAAAATTAGCGGAAATCGTGCATATTAAAGAAAATACTGGCGTGATTGTGCAGCTGCCATTGCCCAAGCAAATAAACCCCCAATATATTCTAGACGCGATAATGCCGGGAAAAGACCCGGACATGCTTTCTTCAAAAAGCGTTGGTTTATTTTCTTCAGGCAGAAGCAAAATTTTGCCGCCGGTTGTCGGGGCGATTAAATATATTTTTGATAAACATAATGTTGATGTGAGAAGCAAAAAAGCGGTTGTAATCGGCGCCGGGCGATTGGTGGGCAAGCCGGCTGCGAATTGGCTAATCAATCAGGGCGCGGCAGTGACTGTGATTGACGAAAATATAGCCGACCCGACGTTGCATACGACGGACGCGGATATAATAATCTCCGGAGTTGGGGAGCCGAATCTCGTAGGCCCGCAAATGGTAAAAGATGGAGTTATAGCGATTGACTGTGGAACATCGGAAGCTGCTGGAAAACTGCTCGGAGATTTTAACCAAAAAGTCGCTGATAAGGCATCAATTTTCACTCCGGTCCCGGGCGGAGTCGGTCCCTTGACAGTGGCTATGCTTTTTAAGAATTTGGTGGAGTTGATTAAAAAAAGCTAA
- a CDS encoding AbrB/MazE/SpoVT family DNA-binding domain-containing protein has protein sequence MNNIITVPKKGEFVLIPKKEYEEFNMLKKAVQIRKGEEWFWTPEWQKKELEADQDIVKGKVSGPFFSARDLIGHLKKTKIRSKK, from the coding sequence GTGAACAATATAATCACAGTTCCAAAAAAGGGAGAGTTTGTCTTAATACCCAAAAAGGAGTACGAAGAGTTTAATATGCTTAAAAAAGCCGTGCAAATACGCAAAGGCGAAGAGTGGTTTTGGACGCCGGAGTGGCAAAAAAAAGAACTGGAGGCGGACCAAGATATAGTTAAAGGAAAGGTTTCTGGCCCATTTTTTTCCGCGCGAGATTTAATTGGGCATTTAAAGAAAACCAAAATACGATCAAAAAAATAA
- a CDS encoding leucine--tRNA ligase, translating to MASYDHKKIEKKWQKEWEKSGIYKTPDKKNGADNFYALVEFPYPSGNLHTGHWYAFSVPDIFARKKRMEGKNVLFPIGFDAFGLPAENAAIQRKINPKKWTYENIDYMRKQIKSMGASFDWAREVITSDPEYYKWTQWIFLKLFEKGLAYQAETPVNWCPKDKTVLANEQVVGGKCERCGSEVVQKNMKQWMLKITDYAEKLLAGLEKLNWKEEIKEAQKNWIGKSEGTEIKFSISNSQFSIKVFTTRPDTLFGATYMVLAPEHSLIENLKLKIENWDEVQMYIKKAKQKTQLQRQKEEKEKTGVELKGVKAINPVNQEEIPIWIADYVLMGYGTGAIMAVPAHDQRDFEFANKFKIPVKYVIAPYFLDTTKNSKPRSEVETKNRIIGVGIVKHWSENKYLMLDWKNGWTGFITGGVEPNEDYVNAMIREIKEETGYTKVRFVKYLGGPNISDFYAPHKHLNQHVFGYGMYLELIDGTQGVVSDEEYKKHDILWVNEKDVLPFLKKGSVAGDSRYSEMFWERLKSDSYIWLGGGKLIDSGKFSNLDSEEAKLEITKFVGGQIKTQYKLRDWVVSRQRYWGVPIPIIHCEKCGAVAAPEKDLPVLLPEIKDYLPTGEGKSPLAKAEKWLRMKCPKCGGEAERETDTLDTFVDSSWYFLRYTDPNNSRKPFDKLRAADWMPVDLYSGGAEHTTMHLLYSRFFYKAMYDLGLIPKELGDEPYKERRNRGIILGPDGQKMSKSKGNVVDPDEYVAKFGADTVRMYLAFIGPYNEAGSYPWNPQGILGIKRFLDNKVLSLADKISKKKFKSREEMLKEHLPFDHEQTTKSIQRSIHKAIKKVSEDIDGFHFNTAISHLMVLSYELESYEHTGDVFENEFYYFLKLLAPFAPHLTEEIWSKLGNKKSIHLEEWPKYDAKLIQENTFQLIVQINGKVRDKFDAPVNITEAEAERLSLSRAKVKFILGDKKPSKIIFVPKRLINFVI from the coding sequence ATGGCTTCCTATGACCATAAAAAAATAGAGAAGAAATGGCAAAAGGAGTGGGAAAAATCGGGGATTTATAAAACGCCCGACAAAAAAAACGGAGCTGATAATTTTTATGCTTTAGTAGAGTTTCCATATCCTTCGGGGAATCTCCATACCGGCCATTGGTACGCTTTTTCCGTGCCGGATATTTTCGCGCGGAAAAAAAGGATGGAGGGGAAAAATGTTTTATTCCCGATCGGTTTTGACGCCTTCGGTCTTCCGGCGGAAAACGCCGCCATCCAGCGGAAAATTAACCCCAAAAAATGGACTTATGAAAATATTGATTATATGCGGAAGCAAATTAAGTCCATGGGCGCGTCTTTTGATTGGGCCCGCGAAGTTATTACTTCCGACCCTGAATATTACAAATGGACCCAGTGGATTTTTTTAAAACTTTTTGAAAAAGGGCTGGCGTACCAGGCGGAGACGCCGGTAAACTGGTGCCCAAAAGATAAAACCGTGCTCGCAAACGAGCAGGTAGTTGGCGGAAAGTGCGAAAGGTGCGGCTCGGAGGTTGTGCAAAAAAATATGAAGCAATGGATGCTTAAAATTACCGATTACGCCGAAAAACTTTTGGCTGGTCTTGAAAAATTAAACTGGAAAGAAGAAATCAAAGAAGCCCAAAAAAATTGGATAGGAAAGTCGGAGGGCACAGAGATAAAATTTTCAATTTCTAATTCTCAATTTTCAATTAAAGTTTTTACCACTCGTCCCGATACGCTTTTCGGGGCGACTTATATGGTATTGGCGCCGGAACATTCCTTAATTGAAAATTTGAAATTGAAAATTGAAAATTGGGACGAAGTCCAAATGTATATTAAGAAAGCCAAGCAAAAGACACAGCTGCAAAGGCAAAAAGAAGAAAAAGAAAAGACGGGAGTTGAATTAAAGGGTGTCAAAGCAATTAACCCCGTAAACCAAGAAGAAATTCCCATTTGGATCGCAGATTATGTGCTTATGGGTTACGGAACCGGCGCGATTATGGCCGTCCCCGCGCACGACCAGCGCGATTTTGAGTTTGCCAATAAGTTTAAAATCCCGGTGAAATATGTTATCGCCCCATATTTTCTGGACACAACTAAAAATAGCAAACCGCGATCTGAAGTTGAAACTAAAAATAGAATTATTGGGGTTGGAATTGTTAAGCACTGGTCTGAAAATAAATATTTGATGCTTGATTGGAAAAATGGTTGGACCGGATTCATTACTGGGGGTGTTGAACCCAATGAAGATTATGTAAATGCGATGATTCGGGAAATAAAAGAAGAAACTGGATATACAAAAGTTCGTTTTGTAAAATATCTTGGTGGGCCAAATATTTCTGATTTTTACGCTCCACATAAGCACTTAAACCAGCATGTTTTTGGATATGGTATGTATTTGGAGCTTATTGACGGCACGCAAGGAGTTGTGTCAGATGAAGAATACAAGAAGCATGATATCTTGTGGGTCAATGAAAAAGATGTGTTGCCGTTTCTGAAAAAAGGTTCTGTTGCTGGCGATTCTCGATATTCAGAAATGTTTTGGGAGAGATTAAAAAGCGATAGTTATATCTGGCTGGGCGGAGGAAAATTAATTGATTCTGGTAAATTTTCTAATCTAGATTCTGAAGAAGCAAAATTGGAAATTACAAAGTTTGTTGGTGGACAAATCAAAACGCAATACAAACTTCGGGATTGGGTTGTGTCGCGCCAGCGTTATTGGGGAGTGCCGATCCCGATAATTCATTGCGAAAAATGCGGCGCGGTTGCCGCGCCGGAAAAGGACTTGCCGGTTTTATTGCCGGAAATCAAAGATTATCTGCCGACCGGAGAAGGAAAATCTCCTTTAGCTAAAGCCGAAAAATGGTTAAGAATGAAATGCCCGAAATGCGGTGGCGAGGCCGAGCGCGAAACCGATACGCTGGATACTTTTGTTGATTCATCATGGTATTTTTTGAGATATACGGATCCAAACAACAGCAGGAAGCCCTTCGATAAGCTCAGGGCAGCAGACTGGATGCCGGTGGATTTATATTCCGGAGGCGCGGAGCATACGACTATGCATCTTTTGTATTCCAGATTTTTTTATAAGGCGATGTACGATTTAGGGCTAATCCCCAAAGAGCTTGGGGATGAGCCGTACAAAGAAAGAAGAAACCGCGGGATTATTTTAGGGCCGGACGGACAGAAAATGTCCAAATCAAAAGGCAACGTGGTTGACCCGGACGAATATGTCGCCAAATTTGGCGCGGACACGGTACGGATGTATTTGGCGTTTATCGGCCCGTATAACGAAGCCGGCTCGTATCCTTGGAATCCGCAAGGGATTCTAGGAATTAAAAGATTTTTGGATAATAAAGTTCTTTCCTTAGCCGATAAGATAAGTAAAAAGAAATTCAAAAGCCGAGAAGAAATGCTTAAAGAACATCTTCCATTCGATCATGAACAAACTACTAAATCAATACAACGAAGCATTCATAAGGCCATAAAAAAGGTAAGCGAGGATATAGATGGATTCCATTTTAATACGGCAATTTCTCATTTAATGGTTTTGTCGTATGAGCTTGAGAGTTATGAGCATACAGGAGATGTTTTTGAAAATGAATTTTATTATTTTCTCAAACTTCTCGCTCCTTTCGCTCCGCATCTTACTGAAGAAATTTGGTCAAAGCTCGGCAATAAAAAATCTATTCATCTTGAAGAATGGCCAAAATATGACGCGAAATTAATTCAAGAAAACACTTTCCAACTGATCGTCCAAATCAACGGCAAGGTACGCGACAAGTTTGATGCGCCTGTGAATATCACGGAAGCCGAGGCAGAGCGCTTGTCTTTATCTCGCGCAAAAGTTAAATTTATTTTGGGCGATAAGAAGCCGAGTAAAATTATTTTTGTCCCAAAACGGCTTATAAATTTTGTGATATGA
- a CDS encoding TatD family hydrolase, with protein sequence MTPRLIDVHTHAQFSAFDGDRDAVIRRALDAGIWMVNIGTDWRMSEAAVGLAHKYEPGVFATAGLHPTEIREEFNYDFYKKLAADSKIVAIGECGLDYYRLTEETKEKQKEVFIKHIRLAREIKKPLMIHCREAFSDLIAILKDNVGRLISPGVCHFFSGTIEDAEKLMDLGFSFSFGGVITFAREYEKLIKFIPLDRILLETDSPYVAPTAHRGQRNEPLYVEEVAQKIAKILGKDFEKVAGVTTKNAIKIFGLR encoded by the coding sequence ATGACCCCGCGCTTAATCGATGTCCATACCCACGCGCAATTTTCGGCGTTTGACGGCGACCGCGACGCCGTTATCCGCCGCGCGCTGGATGCGGGTATTTGGATGGTGAATATTGGCACGGACTGGCGCATGTCCGAAGCAGCGGTCGGTTTAGCTCATAAATATGAGCCGGGGGTTTTCGCGACAGCCGGGCTCCATCCGACTGAAATCCGCGAGGAATTTAATTATGATTTTTATAAAAAGTTGGCTGCGGATTCCAAAATCGTGGCGATAGGAGAGTGTGGGCTGGATTATTACCGCTTGACCGAGGAAACAAAAGAAAAGCAAAAAGAAGTTTTTATAAAGCATATCCGGCTTGCGCGCGAAATTAAAAAGCCGCTGATGATCCATTGTAGAGAAGCATTTTCTGATTTGATCGCAATACTTAAAGATAATGTGGGGAGGCTAATCTCCCCCGGTGTTTGCCATTTTTTTTCCGGCACAATAGAAGACGCCGAAAAGCTTATGGACTTGGGATTTTCTTTTTCTTTCGGCGGAGTGATTACATTTGCCCGCGAGTACGAAAAATTGATCAAATTTATTCCGTTAGACCGCATTCTTTTGGAAACCGACTCGCCGTACGTCGCCCCAACGGCTCATCGGGGGCAGAGAAATGAGCCGTTGTATGTGGAGGAAGTCGCTCAAAAAATCGCTAAGATTTTGGGCAAAGATTTTGAAAAAGTTGCCGGAGTTACAACAAAAAACGCTATAAAGATTTTTGGATTAAGATAA
- a CDS encoding methionine--tRNA ligase → MSRRKKPGQDKLMPEKEKFYITTSIPYLNAPPHLGFALEALQADTLARYNRLSGKDVFFLSGADEHGAKVMRAAEAAGKTPKEFVDGLAEIFQDLLGKLNISNDDFIHTSDQKRHWPGAQLLWKKLAGSGDIYKSFYKGLYCVGHEAFVTEKDLKDGVCELHKKPPEAVEEENYFFKLTKYKETLKKKIESGELQILPDWRKTETLNMLEEIGDISFSRPSKDILWGVPVPGDTSQTMYVWCDALPNYITALGYGGEDGRFEKYWPADVHVIGKDIVKFHTIFWPAMLMSAGLLLPKTIFVHGFINVKGEKMSKSVGNVIDPFPLIEEYGAEAVRFYLAHEISTFSDSDYSPEHFESVYDGFLVNGLGNLLSRVAKMLSTFPAVIKPEESKLANYPLKKNLNFLASDAAKFAFEETTPASVVDGMLWPAYKKAMESYDISQAIKTVWIFLGRMDEYVEEYKPYKKLKSDPEGAKAVLWHLAYSLASCAWMMRPFLPDTAEKILKTLGADGKLDKGWSEFRVGEAAHLFPRLKK, encoded by the coding sequence ATGTCGCGGCGAAAAAAGCCAGGCCAAGATAAACTGATGCCGGAGAAAGAAAAATTTTATATTACAACTTCTATCCCTTATCTCAACGCCCCGCCGCATCTGGGGTTCGCGCTGGAAGCGCTGCAGGCGGACACTTTGGCAAGATACAACCGGCTTTCGGGAAAAGACGTGTTTTTTCTTTCCGGAGCTGACGAACATGGCGCTAAAGTTATGAGAGCGGCGGAGGCGGCCGGGAAAACGCCTAAAGAATTTGTTGATGGCCTGGCCGAAATTTTTCAGGATTTGCTGGGCAAGCTTAACATTTCCAACGATGATTTTATCCACACTTCCGACCAAAAACGGCACTGGCCGGGCGCGCAGCTTCTTTGGAAAAAACTTGCCGGCTCCGGCGATATCTATAAAAGTTTTTATAAGGGGCTTTACTGCGTGGGCCATGAGGCGTTTGTTACGGAAAAGGATTTAAAAGACGGGGTTTGCGAGTTGCACAAAAAACCGCCGGAAGCGGTGGAGGAAGAAAATTATTTTTTTAAACTCACGAAATATAAAGAAACGCTCAAGAAAAAAATTGAATCCGGCGAGCTTCAAATTTTGCCGGATTGGCGCAAAACAGAAACGCTTAATATGCTGGAGGAAATCGGCGACATAAGTTTCTCACGCCCATCCAAAGATATTTTGTGGGGCGTGCCGGTGCCGGGGGACACTTCGCAGACGATGTATGTTTGGTGCGACGCCTTGCCGAATTATATTACGGCGTTGGGGTACGGCGGAGAAGATGGGAGGTTTGAGAAATATTGGCCTGCCGATGTCCACGTCATCGGCAAAGATATTGTTAAGTTCCACACGATTTTTTGGCCGGCGATGCTGATGTCGGCGGGGCTTTTGCTCCCTAAAACCATTTTCGTGCACGGATTTATTAACGTAAAAGGCGAAAAAATGTCCAAAAGTGTCGGCAATGTGATTGACCCGTTTCCTTTGATTGAGGAGTACGGGGCGGAGGCGGTGAGATTTTATCTGGCGCATGAAATTTCAACTTTCAGCGACAGTGATTACTCGCCGGAGCATTTTGAAAGCGTTTACGACGGCTTTTTAGTGAACGGGCTTGGTAACCTGCTCTCCAGAGTAGCAAAAATGTTGAGCACTTTCCCGGCGGTTATCAAACCGGAAGAATCTAAGTTGGCCAATTATCCCTTGAAGAAAAATTTGAATTTTCTGGCAAGCGACGCCGCGAAATTTGCTTTTGAGGAAACCACTCCGGCATCCGTCGTGGACGGCATGCTTTGGCCGGCGTACAAAAAAGCGATGGAGTCCTACGATATTTCGCAGGCGATAAAAACCGTTTGGATATTTTTGGGGAGGATGGATGAATATGTGGAAGAATATAAGCCGTACAAAAAATTAAAATCTGACCCGGAAGGAGCTAAAGCCGTCTTGTGGCATCTGGCGTATTCTTTGGCGTCCTGTGCTTGGATGATGAGGCCCTTTTTGCCCGATACCGCGGAGAAAATTTTAAAAACTTTGGGCGCGGATGGAAAATTAGACAAGGGCTGGAGCGAATTTAGAGTGGGAGAAGCTGCTCATCTCTTCCCGCGGCTAAAAAAATGA
- a CDS encoding AI-2E family transporter — translation MPQKNQIIEISFWTMLKAALLVLLLWALWLLRDFIAVLLLSIVIASAIEPANHFFARYRAPRVLSVVFIYLAAFLTFALVFYLIVPPLFGDILEFLSALPAYIEGAVGPRGTFFLLFPEIPQEFSKFVAGAAVSIEEYIIELAPGVFSAGTALFGGILSLVLLIVISFYLSVQEHGIENFLRVVTPLEDEEYILDLWRRSQRKIGRWLQGQILLGVLVGVMVFLGLTILNVKYAISLAILAAIFEIIPVFGPVMAAIPAVAIAFIQAPLSGLMVLGLFIIVQQFENHLIYPLVVRKTIGVPPLLVVISLVVGGTLGGFYGIILSVPIASVLVEFLNDVAAKKARPR, via the coding sequence AAAACCAAATCATAGAAATTTCCTTTTGGACGATGCTTAAGGCCGCGCTTTTGGTTTTGCTTTTGTGGGCGCTTTGGTTATTGCGCGATTTTATCGCGGTGCTTTTGCTTTCCATAGTTATTGCTTCCGCCATTGAGCCGGCGAATCATTTCTTCGCGAGATACCGCGCCCCCCGCGTGCTTTCCGTAGTTTTCATATACTTGGCGGCGTTTTTGACATTCGCGCTGGTGTTTTATTTAATCGTTCCGCCGCTCTTCGGCGACATTTTGGAATTTCTCTCCGCGCTTCCTGCTTACATAGAAGGAGCCGTCGGTCCGCGCGGAACATTTTTCCTGCTTTTCCCGGAAATCCCGCAGGAGTTCAGCAAATTTGTGGCGGGCGCGGCGGTTTCTATTGAAGAATATATTATTGAGCTGGCGCCGGGGGTTTTTTCCGCGGGCACGGCTTTGTTCGGCGGGATTTTGTCGCTGGTTTTGCTTATAGTAATCTCTTTTTATTTGTCCGTGCAGGAGCACGGCATAGAAAATTTTTTACGCGTCGTAACTCCCTTGGAAGACGAAGAATACATTTTGGACCTTTGGCGGAGGTCCCAAAGAAAAATAGGCAGGTGGCTCCAGGGGCAGATTTTACTCGGCGTTTTGGTGGGGGTTATGGTATTTTTGGGGCTTACGATTTTAAACGTCAAATACGCAATTTCTCTGGCCATACTTGCGGCGATTTTTGAAATAATCCCGGTTTTCGGGCCGGTGATGGCGGCCATCCCTGCGGTTGCCATAGCATTTATACAAGCGCCCCTTTCCGGGCTCATGGTTTTGGGGCTTTTTATAATCGTCCAGCAGTTTGAAAACCATCTTATTTATCCTCTGGTCGTCCGAAAAACCATCGGCGTCCCGCCGCTTTTGGTCGTGATTTCTCTGGTGGTCGGCGGCACCTTGGGCGGATTTTACGGCATAATTCTCTCCGTGCCGATAGCTTCGGTGCTGGTTGAGTTTTTAAACGATGTCGCGGCGAAAAAAGCCAGGCCAAGATAA